From Hydractinia symbiolongicarpus strain clone_291-10 chromosome 11, HSymV2.1, whole genome shotgun sequence, the proteins below share one genomic window:
- the LOC130613657 gene encoding uncharacterized protein LOC130613657, which produces MKSGEVTTNLHYLSDRRHALNIAMKSYKSFSTNDKVVAVDDDGVENIASTLQDEHKIPDRDVVIGWLTKNNPDLSNEIEDFSAILNKFKKTQENSEEVTSTRRFYGRENSIDDAECDVNKVVRSTKRSLSMESQDSALNHPTLVKKKRK; this is translated from the exons ATGAAGAGTGGAGAAGTGACCACGAATCTTCATTATTTATCTGACCGGCGTCATGCCCTTAATATAGCGATGAAGTCGTATAAATCATTTTCAACAAACGACAAAGTGGTAGCAGTTGATGATGATGGAGTTGAAAATATCGCAAGTACGCTTCAGGATGAACACAAAATACCGGATAGGGATGTTGTTATTGGTTGGTTAACAAAAAACAACCCTGATTTGTCTAATGAAATTGAAGATTTTAGCgccattttaaataaatttaagaagACGCAAGAAAACAGTGAAGAAGTAACTTCAACACGAAGGTTTTATGGACGTGAGAATTCG aTTGATGATGCGGAATGCGATGTTAATAAAGTTGTCAGAAGTACTAAAAGAAGTTTGTCTATGGAG AGTCAAGACAGCGCGCTTAACCATCCCACTTTggtaaagaagaaaagaaaataa